One window from the genome of Desulfovibrio aminophilus encodes:
- a CDS encoding type II toxin-antitoxin system prevent-host-death family antitoxin, giving the protein MPTVGSLEFQRKFGEFQHQAQREPVEITRHGRREFVLMSADHYDWLRAAAQRTHRTADAADVVIDAVERAEMDPEHAHLDDLLK; this is encoded by the coding sequence ATGCCGACAGTCGGTTCCCTCGAATTCCAGCGCAAGTTCGGCGAGTTCCAGCATCAGGCGCAGCGTGAGCCGGTGGAGATCACCCGGCACGGGCGGCGCGAGTTCGTGCTGATGTCCGCCGATCACTATGACTGGCTCCGCGCCGCCGCGCAGCGCACGCACCGCACGGCGGATGCCGCCGATGTGGTGATCGACGCCGTGGAGCGGGCCGAGATGGACCCGGAACACGCCCACCTCGACGATCTGCTGAAGTAA